One window of Vicinamibacterales bacterium genomic DNA carries:
- a CDS encoding GerMN domain-containing protein, translated as MSTRPSRKLAPRQWAAIGGTAVVALLFAWALIAGLSRLLSAPAPGTVAGDTPAPPPPAAAADPAVPKIKATLYFASADGLQLVPTEHDVPLAEGVVAQARAILEMQLSAEPPAPLVSTIPKGATLRGIFVSQRNEAFVDLDPIIKTSHGGGSHQELMTVYTIVNALLTNLPSLQEVQILIGGQEVDTLAGHVDLRRPLRKNEILSPQ; from the coding sequence TTGAGCACTAGACCCTCCAGGAAGCTGGCGCCGCGACAGTGGGCGGCCATCGGCGGCACGGCCGTGGTGGCGTTGCTGTTTGCGTGGGCGCTGATCGCCGGCCTGAGCCGGCTGTTGAGCGCGCCCGCCCCCGGCACCGTGGCCGGTGACACGCCGGCGCCGCCACCACCCGCGGCCGCCGCGGACCCGGCGGTGCCGAAGATCAAGGCCACGCTCTATTTCGCGTCGGCAGACGGCCTCCAGTTGGTGCCGACCGAACATGACGTGCCGCTCGCCGAGGGCGTGGTGGCGCAGGCGCGGGCGATCCTCGAAATGCAACTGTCGGCGGAGCCGCCGGCGCCGCTGGTCTCGACCATTCCCAAGGGCGCCACGCTGCGCGGCATCTTCGTGTCGCAGCGCAACGAGGCGTTCGTCGATCTCGACCCGATCATCAAGACGTCGCACGGCGGCGGATCGCACCAGGAACTGATGACGGTCTACACCATCGTCAATGCGCTGCTCACCAATCTGCCGAGCCTGCAGGAAGTGCAGATCCTGATCGGCGGCCAGGAAGTCGACACGCTCGCCGGTCATGTGGACCTGCGGCGCCCACTACGGAAAAATGAGATATTGAGTCCCCAATGA
- the rph gene encoding ribonuclease PH, which translates to MNRLNDRAPGELRPTTITPNFSIHAEGSVLIEVGFTRVICTASVEDKVPPFLRGAGKGWVTAEYGMLPRATSTRSGREASAGKVGGRTMEIQRLIGRSMRSVIKLEQLGERTIWLDCDVIQADGGTRCASITGAFVALVLALGKLKQKEQIRTIPIADYVAATSVGIVRGMPLLDLAYEEDSKADVDMNIVKTSDGRFIEIQGTAEAEPFGNDALVGLLALADKGITDLIEKQRAIVGSILGR; encoded by the coding sequence ATGAACCGCTTGAATGACCGCGCGCCCGGCGAGCTTCGCCCCACCACCATCACGCCGAACTTCTCGATCCATGCGGAAGGCTCGGTGCTGATCGAAGTGGGCTTCACGCGCGTGATCTGCACCGCCAGCGTCGAAGACAAGGTGCCGCCGTTCCTGCGCGGCGCCGGCAAGGGATGGGTCACGGCGGAATACGGCATGCTGCCGCGCGCCACCTCCACCCGCTCGGGCCGCGAAGCCTCGGCCGGCAAGGTCGGCGGCCGCACCATGGAGATCCAGCGCCTGATCGGACGGTCGATGCGCTCGGTGATCAAGCTCGAGCAACTCGGCGAACGCACGATCTGGCTGGACTGCGACGTCATCCAGGCCGACGGCGGCACGCGCTGCGCGTCGATCACGGGCGCGTTCGTGGCGCTGGTGCTCGCACTGGGCAAGCTGAAACAGAAGGAGCAAATCCGCACCATCCCGATCGCCGACTACGTCGCCGCCACCAGCGTCGGCATTGTCAGGGGCATGCCGCTGCTCGACCTCGCCTACGAAGAAGATTCCAAGGCCGACGTCGACATGAACATCGTCAAGACCAGCGACGGCCGCTTCATCGAGATCCAGGGCACGGCCGAAGCCGAGCCGTTCGGGAACGACGCGCTCGTCGGCCTGCTCGCGCTGGCCGACAAGGGCATCACCGACCTGATCGAGAAACAGCGCGCCATCGTGGGGTCCATCCTCGGCCGATGA
- the rdgB gene encoding RdgB/HAM1 family non-canonical purine NTP pyrophosphatase encodes MNPAFDKATVGRLLVATTNPSKLKEIRPLLGGLAIELVTLADVAGVPEPEETGQTFWENARIKALAYAEASGLVTVAEDSGFEVDALDGEPGVQSARFLGPSASYEERFAEIYRRLAGRVSSARFVTALAVARGDELLFETETSVEGVVAASPRGAHGFGYDPIFFYPPLGRTTAELPDSEKAAVSHRGRALRDLQRWLKNEPASILRKP; translated from the coding sequence ATGAACCCCGCCTTCGACAAGGCTACGGTGGGCAGGCTTCTCGTTGCCACCACCAATCCCAGTAAGCTGAAGGAAATCCGGCCACTGCTCGGCGGCCTGGCCATCGAGCTGGTCACGCTCGCCGACGTGGCGGGCGTGCCGGAGCCGGAGGAGACCGGCCAGACGTTCTGGGAGAACGCCCGCATCAAGGCGCTGGCGTACGCGGAAGCGTCGGGCCTGGTGACCGTAGCTGAAGACTCGGGGTTCGAGGTCGACGCGCTGGACGGCGAACCCGGCGTGCAGTCTGCGCGCTTTCTCGGCCCATCGGCATCCTATGAAGAACGCTTCGCCGAGATCTATCGCCGGCTGGCCGGCCGGGTCTCATCCGCCCGGTTCGTCACCGCGCTGGCCGTCGCGCGCGGCGACGAGCTCCTGTTTGAAACCGAAACCTCGGTCGAGGGTGTCGTCGCGGCATCTCCACGAGGCGCGCATGGGTTCGGCTACGACCCGATCTTCTTCTACCCACCCCTGGGCCGCACCACGGCCGAGCTGCCCGACTCAGAAAAGGCGGCGGTTTCTCATCGCGGCCGCGCCCTCCGCGATTTGCAGCGCTGGCTGAAAAACGAACCTGCTTCAATCTTACGCAAACCGTAA
- a CDS encoding NAD-dependent epimerase/dehydratase family protein yields the protein MAKYFVTGATGFIGGEIVKQLIGRGHKVVALVRSPEKAGMLKALGVEMHAGDITNRDTLRAPMEGADGVFHMAAWYKVGVHEPLADQINVDGTRNVLKTMRTLQIPRGVYTSTVAVFSDTKGAVPDETYRYDGSHLSDYDRTKWIAHYRVAVPRMEAGLPLMIVMPGLVYGPGDTSGVHTALVDLLRGRLPMTPARTAFCWAHVEDTARGHILAMEKGTPGETYIITGPQHTFEYVFDVAAKLAHVRAPLLHPGPRTMRSMAALMKLVGRFANLPPSLTPEALRVLAGTTYFGSNAKAVRELGFTARPIEEGLAQTLEHELRALGRA from the coding sequence ATGGCGAAATACTTCGTCACGGGCGCAACCGGTTTCATCGGCGGAGAGATCGTCAAGCAGTTGATCGGGCGCGGCCACAAGGTGGTGGCGCTGGTTCGCTCGCCTGAGAAGGCCGGCATGCTCAAGGCGCTCGGCGTGGAGATGCACGCCGGCGACATCACCAATCGCGACACGCTGCGGGCGCCCATGGAGGGCGCCGACGGCGTGTTTCACATGGCGGCCTGGTACAAGGTCGGCGTCCACGAACCCCTGGCCGACCAGATCAACGTCGATGGCACCCGCAACGTGCTGAAGACCATGCGCACGCTGCAGATTCCGCGCGGCGTCTACACGAGCACCGTGGCGGTGTTCTCCGATACCAAGGGCGCCGTTCCCGACGAGACCTATCGCTACGACGGCTCCCACCTCAGTGATTACGACCGCACCAAGTGGATCGCGCACTACCGGGTGGCGGTGCCGAGGATGGAGGCGGGGCTGCCGCTCATGATCGTCATGCCGGGCCTGGTCTACGGCCCCGGTGATACGAGCGGCGTGCACACCGCGCTGGTGGACTTGCTCCGCGGCCGCCTGCCGATGACGCCAGCCCGCACCGCCTTCTGCTGGGCGCACGTCGAAGATACCGCCCGCGGGCACATCCTGGCGATGGAGAAGGGCACGCCGGGCGAGACCTACATCATCACCGGCCCCCAACACACCTTCGAGTACGTGTTCGATGTGGCGGCGAAGCTCGCGCACGTGCGCGCGCCGCTCCTGCACCCCGGGCCGAGGACCATGCGCAGCATGGCCGCGCTCATGAAGCTGGTTGGGCGCTTCGCCAACCTGCCGCCGTCGCTGACGCCCGAGGCGTTGCGCGTGCTGGCCGGCACGACGTATTTCGGATCCAACGCCAAGGCCGTGCGCGAGCTGGGTTTCACGGCCCGGCCGATTGAAGAAGGGTTGGCGCAGACGCTCGAACACGAGCTTCGCGCCCTTGGCCGCGCCTGA
- a CDS encoding cystathionine gamma-synthase, with the protein MRFATRAIHAAQPSDPSTGALIAPIYQTSTYEQESPGVNRGFDYSRTNNPTRQRLEDVLAELEGVRHCAVFASGLAAEHAVLQAYLRPRDEVIVPIDVYGGTYRLLNRVFAGFELAVTPVDTTNLDAVAAAITTKTRLVWLETPTNPRLLVSDIHAIAGLAHARGALVVVDNTFATPVFQQPFALGADLVVHSVTKYLAGHSDLIQGAVLARDAAVFEPVKFLQNAIGAVPAPLDCWLTLRGLKTLELRVQRHAENAGRIAEALTSHPAVRRVYYPGLADHPGHHVAKQQMTGFGGMLSFELEGTVDDVTAFVSSRRFFTLGESLGGVKSLVCHPARMTHASIPADQRAALGLSDTLIRLSPGIEHAEDLIADLVEGLGAVGNTEVPTGVALVGVE; encoded by the coding sequence ATGAGATTCGCGACCCGCGCCATTCACGCTGCTCAACCGAGCGACCCATCAACGGGCGCCCTGATTGCGCCGATCTACCAGACCTCGACCTACGAGCAGGAGAGCCCCGGCGTCAATCGTGGCTTCGACTACTCGCGCACGAACAACCCGACGCGGCAGCGCCTTGAAGACGTGCTCGCTGAACTCGAGGGCGTGCGACACTGCGCGGTGTTCGCGTCGGGACTGGCCGCCGAGCACGCCGTGCTGCAGGCGTACCTGCGTCCTCGTGACGAGGTGATCGTCCCGATCGACGTCTACGGCGGTACCTATCGACTGCTCAATCGCGTCTTCGCCGGGTTCGAGCTCGCCGTCACGCCGGTTGACACCACCAACCTGGACGCGGTCGCCGCGGCCATCACCACGAAGACGCGGCTGGTGTGGCTGGAGACGCCGACCAATCCGCGCCTGCTGGTGTCGGACATTCACGCCATTGCCGGACTGGCGCACGCCAGGGGCGCGCTCGTGGTCGTGGACAACACCTTCGCCACGCCCGTGTTCCAGCAACCCTTCGCGCTCGGCGCCGACCTCGTCGTCCACAGCGTGACGAAATACCTCGCCGGGCACTCCGATCTGATCCAGGGCGCCGTGCTGGCGCGCGATGCCGCGGTGTTCGAGCCGGTGAAGTTCCTGCAGAATGCGATTGGCGCCGTACCGGCGCCGCTGGACTGCTGGCTGACGCTGCGCGGCCTGAAGACCCTCGAATTACGTGTGCAACGCCATGCCGAGAACGCCGGGCGCATCGCCGAGGCGCTGACGTCACACCCGGCAGTGAGGCGCGTCTATTACCCGGGGCTCGCGGACCATCCAGGGCATCACGTGGCGAAGCAGCAGATGACGGGCTTCGGCGGCATGCTGTCGTTTGAACTCGAGGGCACGGTCGATGACGTGACGGCGTTTGTGTCTTCCCGCCGCTTCTTCACCCTGGGGGAGAGCCTGGGTGGGGTGAAGTCGCTGGTGTGCCATCCGGCGCGGATGACGCACGCGTCCATCCCGGCCGATCAGCGCGCGGCCCTGGGCTTGTCAGACACGCTCATCCGGCTGTCGCCGGGCATCGAGCATGCGGAGGATTTGATCGCGGATCTGGTTGAGGGTTTGGGAGCCGTGGGGAATACGGAAGTTCCGACCGGTGTCGCGTTGGTGGGGGTTGAATAG